A region of Oryctolagus cuniculus chromosome 3, mOryCun1.1, whole genome shotgun sequence DNA encodes the following proteins:
- the LOC138849004 gene encoding ATP synthase subunit g, mitochondrial, whose amino-acid sequence MAQFVRNLAEKAPALVNAAVTYSKPRLATFWHYAKVELVPPTPAEIPTAIQSLKKIVHSAQTGSFKQLTVKEAVLNGLVATEVWMWFYIGEIIGKRGIVGYNV is encoded by the coding sequence ATGGCCCAGTTTGTCCGTAACCTCGCGGAGAAGGCCCCGGCGCTGGTGAACGCTGCTGTGACTTACTCGAAGCCTCGATTGGCCACATTTTGGCACTACGCCAAGGTTGAGCTGGTTCCTCCAACCCCTGCTGAGATCCCTACAGCTATTCAAAGCCTGAAAAAAATAGTCCACAGTGCTCAGACTGGTAGCTTCAAACAGCTCACAGTTAAGGAAGCTGTGCTGAATGGTTTGGTGGCCACTGAGGTGTGGATGTGGTTTTATATCGGAGAGATCATAGGCAAGCGTGGCATCGTGGGCTATAATGTTTAA